A genomic window from Lotus japonicus ecotype B-129 chromosome 1, LjGifu_v1.2 includes:
- the LOC130744442 gene encoding protein FAR-RED IMPAIRED RESPONSE 1-like, whose amino-acid sequence MLRQREPRGLSSTNCRTKFRIRYDHKRCEWRVASFVENELTPSIYVPLINAYRTISDGDKAQADSLHAYGRHERIKGGDARDALTYLTAKAGANPLFYSKYTTSEDNRLKNIFWADGVSRADYQCFVDVLAFDSTHGSIKYKHPLVVFFGTNHHAQTVIFGCALLIDETIDTYVWLLETFLEAMSGKQPKLVITDGDTSIREAIRQVFSDATHRLCAWHLPKNAADHVKDKKFLEDFRKALYWYFTVDEFEEHWKTMLAKHDLQQ is encoded by the exons ATGCTGAGGCAAAGAGAACCCAGAGGACTATCTAGCACTAACTGTCGAACAAAGTTCCGGATACGGTACGATCACAAGCGATGCGAATGGCGTGTGGCGTCGTTTGTGGAGAACGAACTCACCCCGTCGATATATGTCCCTTTGATTAATGCTTACCGTACAATTAGTGATGGAGACAAAGCTCAGGCAGATAGTCTTCACGCATATGGT AGACACGAGAGAATCAAAGGTGGGGATGCTCGAGATGCTCTAACTTACCTAACAGCAAAGGCTGGTGCAAATCCCTTGTTCTATTCAAAGTACACCACCTCAGAAGACAACAGATTGAAGAATATTTTTTGGGCAGATGGTGTTAGTCGGGCAGATTACCAATGCTTTGTTGATGTTCTTGCCTTTGACTCTACACACGGCTCCATAAAGTATAAACATCCACTGGTTGTATTTTTTGGAACTAACCATCATGCCCAGACGGTTATATTTGGATGCGCTCTATTGATTGATGAGACTATTGATACATACGTGTGGTTGTTGGAAACTTTCTTGGAAGCAATGAGCGGCAAACAACCTAAATTGGTTATCACCGACGGAGATACTTCTATAAGGGAGGCCATCAGACAAGTATTTTCGGACGCAACACACCGACTATGTGCCTGGCATTTGCCCAAGAATGCAGCTGATCACGTGAAGGACAAGAAGTTTTTGGAGGACTTTAGAAAAGCACTTTATTGGTACTTCACTGTTGATGAATTTGAGGAACACTGGAAGACCATGCTTGCTAAGCACGACCTTCAGCAATAA